The Stackebrandtia nassauensis DSM 44728 genome includes the window AATGGCCCCGACAACCTTCTCGGTCTCCTCGGCGGGCAACAGGTTCGGATCCATCGCGTAGGTGAAGGACACCTGCTTGTCGGCTTCCGGCGAGTGGAACGAGATCGTCGAATGCCCCAGCGCACCACCGGTGTGCCCCATCGCCTTACCACCCGGGACACCAACGCACCCGACCTCGACCCCGTGCAGGCCCAGACCGTACGCCCCGTCGGACTGTTCACTGAATTGTCGCGCCTCGTCCAGCGACTCCGCCGACAACAGCGTCCCGTCGAACATGGCCCGGTACAGCCGGTTCATGTCGGCGGCGGTCGACACCGTCACCCCCGCCGCCCAGTAGTGAGTCGGCGACACCATCGACGTATCGATGCGTTTCTCCCCCGGCTTCGACCCCGCCTCGAAGTAAGCGTCCAAATGGTCACCCTCCATCGCAGGATCCCGCTCGGGCAGATACGAAGCGTCCATACCGGCCGGTTCGAGAACCCGCTCGACGATCTCATCCTCCACAGAGTCCCCGGTCAGCCGCTCCACCAGCAACCCCAGCGCGTAGTACCCAGTGTTGGAGTACTGGTAATCGCTGCCCGGAACGAAGTCCAACGGCCGCTTCGTCGCCGTCTCCACGATCTCCTCGGGCCGGTACTCGTTCAACCGGTTGGTCTCGACATCGGCCGCCGACCCCTGCGCCAGCGACGGATAGATGTCGAAGAAGTAATCGGGAACCCCGGCGGTGTGCCCCAACAGCTGCCTCACCGTGATCGTCTCCTCGTACGGCAACAACCCCGGCGCCAGCTCCTCCACCTCATCGTCCAACCCCAGCTCCCCCTCCTCAACCAACTGAAGCACCACAGTGCTCAACATCGATTTGGTGAGGCTCCCGATCCGCACCCGATCGCCCACCTCGGCGGCTTCGTCCCCGCCGTCCTGCCGGGCACCCCGGGCCTCGGTCCACACGAAGTCACCGTCCCGCACCTCGGCGACAACCGCCGCATCCGTGACCTCCGCGAGCGCGTCGAGCCGTTGGGACAGCAGCTCCTCGTCGAGCGGGGTACCCGCGGCGGGGCCTGTCGAGGGTTCGGCGACCGCGACGGCGGTGCCTCCGGCGGCCAGGGCCGCGACGACGGCGAGCATGACGAGCAATCGATGTTTTCGCATACCCGAACGCTATGGGCGCGGTTGGTTCGTGGCATCGTGCCGCGAGTTGAGGTCGATGTGCGACTTGTGGGGGACCCGGATACGACTGAGGATGTAAGAAACGTGCTTACATTGACGGGCAAGGGATACGACGGTGGATGGGGTGGGACGTGGCTCGG containing:
- a CDS encoding serine hydrolase domain-containing protein, which gives rise to MRKHRLLVMLAVVAALAAGGTAVAVAEPSTGPAAGTPLDEELLSQRLDALAEVTDAAVVAEVRDGDFVWTEARGARQDGGDEAAEVGDRVRIGSLTKSMLSTVVLQLVEEGELGLDDEVEELAPGLLPYEETITVRQLLGHTAGVPDYFFDIYPSLAQGSAADVETNRLNEYRPEEIVETATKRPLDFVPGSDYQYSNTGYYALGLLVERLTGDSVEDEIVERVLEPAGMDASYLPERDPAMEGDHLDAYFEAGSKPGEKRIDTSMVSPTHYWAAGVTVSTAADMNRLYRAMFDGTLLSAESLDEARQFSEQSDGAYGLGLHGVEVGCVGVPGGKAMGHTGGALGHSTISFHSPEADKQVSFTYAMDPNLLPAEETEKVVGAIEDLVVAGLCGDEVPKDGGSIGSMPPGVL